One part of the Ziziphus jujuba cultivar Dongzao chromosome 2, ASM3175591v1 genome encodes these proteins:
- the LOC107407531 gene encoding phenylacetaldehyde reductase isoform X2, protein MSGEQKVVCVTGASGYIASWVVKLLLERGYTVKASVREPNDPKKTEHLLSLDGAKERLHLFKANLLDEGAFDALVDGCEGVFHTASPILLSVNDPQAELIDPAVKGTLNVLKSCLKVSSIKRVVVTSSFASVAANGKPLTPDVVVDETWFSDVAYCEQQKLWYIVSKTLAEEAAWKFANENRIDLVTLHPGLVIGPLLQPTMNLSVEPILKLITGEGRQTFPNTVYGFVDVRDVAYSHVQAFEVPSANGRYCLVERVAHLIEALKILKELYPSLNLPEKCEDDKPLSPIYQVSKEKAKSLGVNFIPLEVSLKDTVESLKEKGFVNV, encoded by the exons aTGAGTGGAGAGCAAAAGGTGGTGTGTGTAACAGGAGCTTCCGGTTACATTGCTTCATGGGTAGTGAAGCTCTTACTGGAACGTGGATACACTGTCAAAGCTTCTGTTCGAGAACCAA ATGATCCAAAGAAGACAGAACACTTGCTTTCGCTCGATGGAGCTAAGGAAAGACTGCATTTGTTTAAAGCTAATTTATTGGATGAAGGAGCTTTTGATGCTTTAGTTGATGGCTGTGAAGGTGTTTTCCATACAGCATCCCCTATACTCCTTTCAGTCAATGATCCACAG GCAGAACTAATTGACCCTGCAGTGAAGGGAACACTAAACGTTCTCAAATCATGTCTGAAAGTCTCTTCTATAAAGAGAGTGGTTGTAACATCTTCCTTTGCTTCAGTTGCCGCCAATGGAAAACCTCTTACTCCTGATGTGGTAGTTGATGAGACATGGTTTTCAGATGTTGCATACTGTGAGCAGCAGAAG ctttGGTATATAGTTTCAAAAACTTTAGCTGAAGAGGCTGCCTGGAAATTTGCAAACGAAAATAGGATTGACTTAGTCACACTACATCCAGGGCTTGTGATTGGTCCTCTCTTACAGCCAACTATGAACCTCTCTGTAGAGCCCATTCTGAAGCTTATAACTG GTGAAGGACGTCAAACATTCCCCAATACAGTTTATGGATTTGTTGATGTTAGAGATGTTGCTTATTCACATGTTCAAGCATTTGAAGTTCCTTCTGCCAATGGAAGATATTGTTTAGTTGAACGTGTTGCACATCTTATTGAGGCTttgaagattttaaaagaaCTCTACCCTTCCTTGAATCTTCCCGAAAA ATGTGAAGATGATAAACCCCTATCGCCAATCTACCAAGTATCCAAAGAGAAAGCAAAAAGTTTGGGTGTGAATTTCATTCCTTTGGAAGtgagtcttaaggacactgttgAAAGCTTAAAGGAGAAGGGTTTTGTTAATGTTTAG
- the LOC107417488 gene encoding phenylacetaldehyde reductase-like, with protein sequence MSGEQKVVCVTGASGYIASWVVKLLLERGYAVKASVRDPNDPRKTEHLLSLDGAKERLHLFKAGLLDEGAFDAIVDGCEGVFHAASAVLLSANDPQAEIIDPAAKGTLNVLKSCVKVPSIKRVVVTSSIASVAFNGKPLSSDVVVDETWFSDPVYCEQQKFWYMVSKTLAEEAAWKFAKENRIDLVTLHPALVIGPLLQPTINLSVKPILNLITGAQTLPNEVYTFVDVRDVAYSHVQAFDVPSARGRYCLVQCVAHLIDALKILKELYPSLNLPEKCEDDNHLLPIYQVSKEKAKSLGVNFIPFEVSLKDTVESIKKKGFVNF encoded by the exons ATGAGTGGAGAGCAAAAGGTGGTGTGCGTGACAGGAGCTTCCGGTTACATAGCTTCGTGGGTGGTGAAGCTCTTATTGGAACGTGGATACGCTGTCAAAGCTTCTGTTCGAGACCCAA ACGATCCAAGGAAGACAGAACACCTGCTTTCCCTCGATGGAGCTAAGGAAAGACTACATTTGTTTAAAGCTGGTTTATTGGATGAAGGGGCTTTCGATGCTATAGTCGATGGCTGTGAAGGTGTTTTCCATGCAGCATCGGCTGTACTCCTTTCAGCCAATGATCCACAG GCTGAAATAATTGACCCCGCAGCGAAGGGAACACTAAACGTTCTCAAATCATGTGTAAAAGTCCCTTCTATAAAGAGAGTGGTAGTAACATCTTCCATTGCTTCAGTTGCTTTCAATGGAAAACCTCTTAGCTCTGATGTGGTTGTCGATGAGACCTGGTTTTCAGATCCTGTATATTGTGAGCAGCAGAAG tTTTGGTATATGGTATCAAAAACTTTAGCTGAAGAGGCTGCTTGGAAATTTGCAAAGGAAAATAGGATTGACTTGGTCACACTACATCCAGCGCTTGTGATTGGTCCTCTCTTGCAGCCAACTATTAACCTCTCTGTAAAGCCTATTCTGAATCTTATAACTG GAGCTCAAACACTCCCCAATGAAGTTTACACATTTGTTGATGTTAGAGATGTTGCTTATTCACATGTTCAAGCATTTGATGTTCCATCTGCCAGGGGAAGATACTGTTTAGTTCAATGCGTTGCACACCTTATTGATGCTttgaagattttaaaagaaCTCTACCCTTCCTTGAACCTTCCTGAAAA ATGTGAAGATGACAACCACCTATTGCCAATCTATCAAGTATCCAAGGAGAAAGCAAAAAGTTTGGGTGTGAATTTCATTCCTTTTGAAGtgagtcttaaggacactgttgAAAGCATAAAGAAGAaaggttttgttaatttttag
- the LOC107429171 gene encoding phenylacetaldehyde reductase isoform X1 gives MDGEQKVVCVTGASGYIASWVVKLLLERGYTVKASVRDPNDPKKTEHLLSLNGAKERLHLFKADLLDEGAFDALVDGCEGVFHTASPVTFSVNDPQAELIDPAVKGTLNVLRSCAKAPSVKRVVVTSSMASVGFNGKPLGPDVVIDETWFSDPAYCEQMKLWYMVSKTLAEEAAWKFAKENGIDLITLHPGLVIGPLLQPTVNFSVEPILNLTTGAQTFPNIVYRFVDVRDVAYAHIQAFEVPSASGRYCLSGRVAHMIEVLKILKELYPSLDLPEKCEDDKPFMLYEVSKEKAKSLGVNFIPLEVSLKDTVESLKEKGFINA, from the exons ATGGATGGAGAGCAAAAAGTGGTGTGTGTAACAGGAGCTTCCGGTTACATAGCTTCGTGGGTGGTGAAGCTCTTACTGGAACGTGGATACACTGTCAAAGCTTCTGTTCGAGACCCTA ATGATCCAAAGAAGACAGAACACTTGCTTTCACTCAATGGAGCTAAGGAAAGACTACATTTGTTTAAAGCTGATTTATTGGATGAAGGAGCTTTTGATGCTTTAGTTGATGGCTGTGAAGGCGTTTTCCATACAGCATCCCCTGTAACCTTTTCAGTCAATGATCCACAG GCAGAGCTAATTGACCCTGCAGTGAAGGGAACATTAAACGTTCTCAGATCATGTGCAAAAGCCCCTTCTGTAAAGCGAGTGGTTGTGACATCTTCCATGGCTTCAGTTGGATTCAATGGAAAACCTCTGGGCCCTGACGTGGTAATTGATGAGACATGGTTTTCAGATCCTGCATATTGTGAGCAGATGAAG ctTTGGTATATGGTTTCAAAAACTCTAGCTGAAGAGGCTGCTTGGAAATTTGCAAAAGAAAATGGGATTGACTTAATCACACTACATCCAGGACTTGTGATTGGTCCTCTCTTACAGCCAACCGTTAACTTCTCTGTGGAGCCTATTCTGAATCTTACAACTG GAGCTCAAACCTTTCCCAACATAGTTTATAGATTTGTTGATGTTAGAGATGTTGCATATGCACATATTCAAGCATTTGAAGTTCCTTCTGCCAgtggaagatattgtttatctgGACGAGTTGCACACATGATTGAGGTTTTGAAGATTTTGAAAGAACTCTACCCTTCCTTGGACCTTCCAGAAAA GTGTGAAGATGACAAGCCCTTCATGCTCTACGAAGTATCCAAGGAGAAAGCAAAAAGTTTGGGTGTGAATTTCATTCCTTTGGAAGTGAGTCTTAAGGACACCGTTGAAAGTCTAAAGGAGAAGGGTTTCATTAATGCTTAG
- the LOC107429171 gene encoding phenylacetaldehyde reductase isoform X2, translated as MDGEQKVVCVTGASGYIASWVVKLLLERGYTVKASVRDPNDPKKTEHLLSLNGAKERLHLFKADLLDEGAFDALVDGCEGVFHTASPVTFSVNDPQAELIDPAVKGTLNVLRSCAKAPSVKRVVVTSSMASVGFNGKPLGPDVVIDETWFSDPAYCEQMKLWYMVSKTLAEEAAWKFAKENGIDLITLHPGLVIGPLLQPTVNFSVEPILNLTTGAQTFPNIVYRFVDVRDVAYAHIQAFEVPSASGRYCLSGRVAHMIEVLKILKELYPSLDLPEKLRLQVY; from the exons ATGGATGGAGAGCAAAAAGTGGTGTGTGTAACAGGAGCTTCCGGTTACATAGCTTCGTGGGTGGTGAAGCTCTTACTGGAACGTGGATACACTGTCAAAGCTTCTGTTCGAGACCCTA ATGATCCAAAGAAGACAGAACACTTGCTTTCACTCAATGGAGCTAAGGAAAGACTACATTTGTTTAAAGCTGATTTATTGGATGAAGGAGCTTTTGATGCTTTAGTTGATGGCTGTGAAGGCGTTTTCCATACAGCATCCCCTGTAACCTTTTCAGTCAATGATCCACAG GCAGAGCTAATTGACCCTGCAGTGAAGGGAACATTAAACGTTCTCAGATCATGTGCAAAAGCCCCTTCTGTAAAGCGAGTGGTTGTGACATCTTCCATGGCTTCAGTTGGATTCAATGGAAAACCTCTGGGCCCTGACGTGGTAATTGATGAGACATGGTTTTCAGATCCTGCATATTGTGAGCAGATGAAG ctTTGGTATATGGTTTCAAAAACTCTAGCTGAAGAGGCTGCTTGGAAATTTGCAAAAGAAAATGGGATTGACTTAATCACACTACATCCAGGACTTGTGATTGGTCCTCTCTTACAGCCAACCGTTAACTTCTCTGTGGAGCCTATTCTGAATCTTACAACTG GAGCTCAAACCTTTCCCAACATAGTTTATAGATTTGTTGATGTTAGAGATGTTGCATATGCACATATTCAAGCATTTGAAGTTCCTTCTGCCAgtggaagatattgtttatctgGACGAGTTGCACACATGATTGAGGTTTTGAAGATTTTGAAAGAACTCTACCCTTCCTTGGACCTTCCAGAAAA GCTAAGGCTCCAAGTATACTAA